In Bacteroidales bacterium, a single window of DNA contains:
- a CDS encoding glycosyltransferase codes for MKIFILLPRIPYPLEKGDKLRAFNQLRSLSKTNEIHLCALNDTHINPDAIKTLQQFCKSIHILPLPFYKRISNIFFCFFNGKPFQVGYFFNKENLKIINHIIKEIQPDRIYCQLLRVAEYVKNQNIKKIFDYQDVFSKGVERRINTTPFYFKPFFKSEYKRLLRYENKVFDWFDEKIIISFPDRELIPHPERNKIHVIPNGVDSEFFKPISQNKDYELLFTGNMGYPPNINSAQFLVKKIMPLVWEKIPDVKLLLAGANPSSEVLSMASDKVIVSGWVNDMRDCYARAKIFIAPMQIGTGLQNKLLEAMAMKLPCITSPLANNALQATENKEILIGNSPEEYAQHILNLHSDIKKTTLLAEQGYNFVINNFNWENVNYKLNQIICS; via the coding sequence ATGAAAATTTTTATTCTTCTTCCACGAATTCCTTATCCGCTTGAAAAGGGCGACAAACTTCGCGCTTTCAATCAACTTCGTTCGCTTTCCAAAACCAATGAAATTCATCTCTGTGCTTTAAACGATACACACATTAACCCCGATGCAATAAAAACTTTACAACAATTTTGCAAGTCTATTCATATTCTGCCTTTGCCTTTTTACAAAAGGATATCAAATATTTTTTTCTGTTTTTTTAACGGTAAACCATTCCAGGTAGGATATTTCTTTAATAAAGAAAATTTAAAAATAATAAATCATATCATTAAAGAGATCCAACCTGATAGAATTTATTGCCAGCTTCTGCGTGTTGCTGAATACGTAAAAAATCAAAACATAAAAAAAATTTTCGACTACCAGGATGTTTTTTCAAAAGGTGTTGAACGAAGAATAAATACAACTCCATTTTATTTCAAGCCTTTTTTTAAAAGTGAATACAAACGATTACTTCGTTACGAGAATAAAGTTTTCGACTGGTTTGATGAAAAAATAATTATATCCTTTCCCGACCGTGAACTTATTCCCCACCCTGAAAGAAATAAGATACATGTAATTCCTAATGGTGTCGACAGTGAATTTTTTAAACCTATTTCTCAGAATAAGGATTATGAACTGCTATTCACCGGGAATATGGGATATCCGCCTAATATAAACAGCGCACAATTCCTTGTAAAAAAAATTATGCCCCTGGTTTGGGAAAAAATACCAGATGTCAAACTATTACTGGCAGGTGCAAATCCTTCATCAGAAGTATTGTCGATGGCATCTGATAAAGTAATCGTAAGCGGATGGGTTAACGATATGCGTGATTGCTATGCCCGGGCAAAAATATTTATCGCTCCTATGCAAATCGGGACTGGATTACAAAACAAATTACTGGAAGCTATGGCCATGAAACTGCCGTGTATTACTTCCCCTCTGGCAAACAATGCACTTCAAGCTACTGAAAACAAAGAAATCCTTATAGGTAATTCACCGGAAGAATATGCACAACATATTTTAAATTTACATTCCGACATAAAAAAAACAACCCTGCTTGCTGAACAGGGTTATAATTTCGTTATAAATAATTTTAACTGGGAAAATGTAAATTATAAACTGAACCAGATTATCTGCAGTTAG
- a CDS encoding glycosyltransferase family 4 protein produces the protein MNIFQICSKSPWPPKEGGPIAMNNITQGLIKAGHKVTVFAISTPKYKVQSHNIPDEYKKLTNFDFTYINTNINVLKAFLNLFSKKSYNIERFISKNTENKISEILSKNTFDIIQLEGLFVTPYINTIRKYSNAKIIIRAHNIEHLIWQRLAESCKNPVKRIYLGILAKKLRNYELDTMNKVDAIAAITPVDTNSFLKAGCKVPVISIPIGIDSNKISANNTKREFPGFFHLGSMDWLPNQEGIKWFLENIWKTFHKNFPQYKFYLAGRNMPVWLNEQAYQGIRVEGEIENAKEFMQSRTVMIVPLLSGSGMRVKIIEGMACGNAIITSSIGAEGINCSNGENILIADSPEEWITCMTKLSESRILTDKICENAIELVKKEYDNDTITEKLILFYNRIILSLR, from the coding sequence ATGAATATTTTTCAGATATGCAGTAAATCCCCTTGGCCGCCTAAAGAAGGCGGACCTATTGCTATGAATAATATTACACAGGGTTTAATAAAAGCAGGACATAAAGTAACTGTATTTGCTATAAGCACTCCAAAGTATAAAGTCCAAAGTCATAATATACCTGATGAATATAAGAAGCTAACAAATTTTGATTTCACATATATTAATACAAACATTAATGTACTTAAGGCATTCCTGAATTTATTTTCAAAAAAATCATACAACATAGAACGTTTTATCTCGAAAAATACAGAAAATAAAATCAGCGAAATTCTTTCTAAAAATACTTTCGACATTATTCAACTTGAAGGATTATTTGTTACTCCATATATCAATACCATTCGCAAATACTCCAATGCTAAAATAATTATACGTGCACATAACATCGAACACCTTATCTGGCAACGATTAGCTGAGAGTTGTAAAAACCCTGTTAAACGAATTTACCTTGGCATTCTTGCAAAAAAACTCAGGAACTATGAGTTAGACACAATGAATAAGGTTGATGCTATTGCTGCAATCACACCTGTTGATACCAATTCATTTCTAAAGGCAGGTTGTAAAGTCCCTGTGATATCAATTCCCATTGGTATCGACAGTAATAAAATTTCTGCAAATAATACAAAAAGAGAATTCCCCGGTTTTTTTCATCTTGGCTCTATGGACTGGTTACCAAACCAGGAAGGCATAAAATGGTTTCTTGAAAATATTTGGAAAACCTTTCATAAAAATTTCCCTCAATATAAATTTTATCTTGCAGGAAGAAACATGCCTGTATGGTTGAATGAACAGGCATATCAAGGCATTCGCGTTGAAGGGGAAATTGAAAATGCAAAAGAATTCATGCAATCAAGAACAGTAATGATTGTACCTCTGTTGTCAGGAAGTGGGATGAGAGTAAAAATAATAGAAGGTATGGCATGTGGAAATGCAATAATTACAAGCAGTATAGGAGCAGAAGGAATAAACTGCTCTAATGGAGAAAATATACTGATCGCTGATTCTCCTGAAGAATGGATAACCTGCATGACAAAACTTTCCGAAAGCCGCATTCTGACAGATAAAATATGCGAAAATGCAATTGAACTGGTAAAAAAAGAATATGATAACGATACTATTACTGAAAAACTTATTCTTTTTTATAACAGAATAATTCTATCATTAAGATAG
- a CDS encoding LptF/LptG family permease: MFRSFLGPFFITLFIAIFVLLMQWLWKYIDDLVGKGLEWTLIAQLLFWASTTMIPLALPLAILLSSIMTFGNLGENYELVALKSSGISLQKIMSPLIVTAIIISISAFYFSNNLLPYANLKMGSLLYDVREQKPALNIKEGIFYNGIDNYVIKVGKKDPDGVTVYNIMIYDHTSHLGNANLTVAEKGRMEMTVDKRYLIFSLTNGINYYERSDNVRSRKNHPLQRTLFKEEVRRFDLSAFSLTRTNEEFFKDNYQMMNISQLAVTHDSLSQRLDTLKKNYITSMVTNLKYYKKFYNKDSTVKDTLKSMSGDFISNFPKSEQIEIIKYALNQAQNIKDHVFYNNEDFQGRQKFINRHDIEWHRKFTLSFACLVLFFIGAPLGAIIRKGGLGLPVVVSVIFFVIYHVVSFTFEKMVRESVLPSYIGMWLPAIIFLPLGIFLTIKATRDSSLFDVDAYLSIFKKFFNKKSIHNSNPTT; encoded by the coding sequence ATGTTTAGGTCTTTTCTTGGACCTTTCTTCATCACTTTATTTATAGCCATCTTTGTTCTGCTGATGCAATGGTTATGGAAATATATTGATGACCTTGTAGGAAAAGGGCTTGAATGGACACTCATCGCACAACTGCTTTTCTGGGCATCAACAACAATGATACCTCTTGCATTACCACTGGCAATATTGCTTTCATCAATTATGACATTTGGTAACCTGGGCGAAAATTATGAACTGGTAGCTTTAAAATCATCAGGGATTTCACTTCAGAAAATTATGTCTCCATTAATTGTTACTGCAATAATAATAAGTATTTCGGCTTTTTATTTTTCTAATAATTTACTACCCTATGCAAATCTAAAAATGGGCTCTTTACTTTATGATGTACGAGAACAGAAGCCTGCATTAAATATCAAAGAAGGAATTTTTTATAATGGTATTGATAACTATGTAATAAAAGTTGGAAAGAAAGATCCTGATGGAGTTACTGTTTATAATATCATGATATACGACCATACATCACATCTGGGAAATGCTAATCTTACAGTTGCCGAAAAAGGGAGAATGGAAATGACAGTCGATAAACGTTACCTGATTTTTAGTTTAACGAATGGTATCAATTATTATGAACGCTCTGACAATGTCCGTTCACGTAAAAATCACCCACTGCAAAGAACCTTATTTAAAGAGGAAGTCCGCCGGTTTGACCTTTCTGCTTTTTCCTTAACCCGTACCAACGAGGAATTTTTTAAGGACAATTACCAGATGATGAATATTTCTCAGCTTGCAGTAACTCATGATTCCCTATCACAGCGATTAGATACCTTAAAGAAAAATTATATTACCAGCATGGTTACGAATCTGAAATATTACAAAAAATTTTATAATAAAGATTCTACAGTAAAAGATACTTTAAAAAGTATGAGTGGCGATTTCATTTCCAATTTTCCCAAATCAGAACAAATTGAAATCATTAAATATGCATTGAATCAAGCCCAAAATATCAAAGACCATGTATTTTATAATAATGAAGATTTCCAGGGAAGACAGAAATTCATCAACCGGCATGATATTGAATGGCATCGTAAATTCACACTTTCATTTGCATGTCTTGTACTTTTCTTTATCGGTGCACCACTTGGAGCTATTATAAGAAAAGGCGGGCTTGGGCTTCCTGTTGTGGTATCGGTTATTTTCTTTGTGATTTATCATGTGGTTTCATTTACATTTGAGAAAATGGTCCGCGAAAGCGTATTACCTTCATATATTGGTATGTGGCTTCCTGCTATTATTTTTCTTCCTTTAGGAATTTTCCTTACTATTAAAGCAACACGCGACTCTTCTTTATTTGATGTTGACGCATACCTCAGCATATTTAAAAAATTCTTTAATAAAAAAAGTATACATAATAGCAACCCTACAACATAA
- a CDS encoding ABC transporter ATP-binding protein has translation MIKVQNIKKSYGDLNVLKGIDLEINKGEIISIVGASGAGKTTLLQIIGTLDKADAGNVFINDIDVNSLSDKKLSEFRNKNIGFVFQFHHLLPEFTAIENICIPLFISGEKKKAAEIKAQKLLEFLNISERSHHKPSQLSGGEQQRVAVARALINNPAVILADEPSGNLDSSSAKELHNLFFSLRDEFQQTFIIVTHNEELANMADKKLTMKDGLILK, from the coding sequence ATGATTAAAGTTCAGAATATAAAAAAATCATATGGAGACCTTAATGTATTAAAAGGTATCGACCTTGAAATTAATAAAGGAGAAATCATTTCTATAGTTGGCGCATCAGGTGCAGGAAAAACAACATTACTGCAAATAATTGGAACACTCGACAAAGCTGATGCAGGAAATGTTTTCATAAATGATATCGACGTTAACAGTCTTTCTGATAAAAAACTTTCAGAATTCAGAAATAAAAATATTGGATTTGTTTTTCAATTCCATCACCTTTTACCCGAATTCACTGCTATTGAGAATATATGCATTCCATTATTTATTTCCGGTGAAAAGAAAAAAGCTGCTGAAATAAAGGCACAGAAACTCCTGGAATTTTTAAATATTTCCGAACGCAGCCATCACAAACCATCACAGTTATCAGGTGGCGAACAACAACGTGTTGCTGTTGCACGCGCATTGATAAATAATCCGGCAGTAATTCTTGCCGATGAACCATCAGGTAACCTTGACTCATCGTCGGCAAAAGAACTACATAATCTTTTCTTCTCGCTTCGCGATGAGTTTCAGCAGACATTCATTATCGTTACACATAATGAAGAGCTTGCTAATATGGCCGATAAAAAACTTACAATGAAAGATGGCCTGATTTTGAAATAA
- a CDS encoding endonuclease — MIRINSFAFNNTGKINWLLLQWFIDMLVSWSNNDPVSQKEIDRNNNIYYNTPQGNRNPFIDHPEYICMIWTSSYCSTTSTPDMVNTQTKQIIIYPNPAIDNVSCSVYSEENTESTIEIINYLGQNIFTQNIELQNGENKFNFDISMYQQGIYYLILRNKNNEIEGSKPLVIQPL, encoded by the coding sequence GTGATAAGAATAAATTCCTTTGCCTTTAATAATACCGGAAAAATCAACTGGTTATTATTGCAATGGTTTATTGATATGCTGGTTTCATGGAGTAATAATGATCCGGTAAGCCAGAAAGAAATTGACAGGAATAATAACATTTATTACAATACCCCCCAGGGCAACAGGAATCCTTTTATTGATCATCCTGAATATATTTGTATGATTTGGACTTCATCATATTGTTCAACTACATCAACACCTGACATGGTTAACACGCAAACCAAACAAATAATTATATATCCGAATCCAGCTATTGACAATGTTTCCTGCTCTGTATATTCTGAAGAAAATACTGAATCGACCATTGAAATTATAAATTATCTCGGTCAAAATATTTTTACACAAAATATAGAACTTCAAAACGGGGAAAATAAATTTAATTTTGATATCTCTATGTATCAGCAAGGAATTTATTATCTTATTTTACGAAATAAAAATAATGAAATTGAAGGTTCAAAACCCTTGGTAATTCAACCCTTATAA
- a CDS encoding DUF5916 domain-containing protein: MIRINIKYIFSIIAFIFFNVFCFSQTQPRQLKAIRITTPPKINGILDEVIWKDVPVASNFIQYDPINGQPSNFKTEVHVTYDDNALYIGAYLYDTLPAGIFAQFGERDDGNLNADYFSFNINPFCDGQNALIFAVSASGIQVDARVTADVSNEQWDAVWQSGVNINKNGWSVEFKIPWSALRFPANSDKDWDINFWRTQRSTRETSSWNPVDNSNEEMANQMGKLSGIKNIDVPIRLSFMPYVSFYLNNFPHNTPGVKNTTTSYNAGMDLKYGLNESFTLDMTLIPDFGQVQSDEVVLNLTPFEIKYDENRQFFNEGTELFTRADLFYSRRIGSTPINYYNIFNNLDSTQKIIENPNSTQMINATKISGRTKNGTGLGFFNAITSNTYAKISNADNSENKILTQPLTNYNIVVYDKPFLKNSYASFINTNVYYDSYGNMANVSGTEFKLADKRNRWAFMGLGAVSMKFDSSNTTAEPGHKYAIGFGKISGNFKFGISNSQLSDTYDPNDLGYIEYNNDMINDVDISYHIYNPFWKLLNIHNMLTIIQKYRYAPRTQTDFSINYDMVGTFKDHTTVMCNAYYQPFEMYDYYEPRAEGRYLKRTSNWYIAPMFSTDYRKRLACDGQVGYLNAKGGFKDSFWWMLSPRFRVSDRFLIIHEFTHDNEWHDIGFVEADSIIHMGQRDNRRIENTLNLNYSFSKDILLSLKIRHYWITVKYNQLFALQDDGSILPEKVLTTNDYEKYNENFNAFNVDMVFNWQFAPGSSLSMVWKNAIINSDDETKINFIDNFSNTITSDQLNSFSIKLLYYLDYMYLQKKK; encoded by the coding sequence ATGATTAGGATAAATATAAAATACATCTTCTCAATAATTGCATTCATTTTTTTTAATGTTTTTTGTTTCTCTCAAACACAGCCAAGACAATTAAAAGCAATAAGGATCACTACTCCTCCAAAAATAAATGGTATACTTGATGAAGTAATATGGAAAGATGTACCCGTTGCAAGTAATTTTATTCAATATGATCCGATAAACGGACAACCTTCCAATTTCAAAACAGAAGTTCATGTTACCTATGATGATAATGCACTTTATATAGGAGCATACTTGTACGATACATTGCCTGCAGGAATATTTGCTCAATTTGGTGAACGCGATGATGGCAACCTTAATGCCGATTATTTTTCATTTAATATCAATCCTTTTTGTGACGGGCAAAATGCTTTGATCTTTGCTGTTTCTGCTTCAGGAATCCAGGTTGATGCTCGCGTTACAGCAGATGTAAGTAATGAGCAATGGGATGCCGTATGGCAAAGTGGTGTTAACATTAATAAAAACGGATGGTCGGTTGAATTTAAAATACCCTGGTCGGCTTTACGTTTTCCTGCCAACAGCGATAAAGACTGGGATATAAATTTCTGGCGCACTCAACGCAGCACACGCGAAACCTCATCATGGAATCCTGTGGATAACTCCAATGAAGAAATGGCAAACCAGATGGGAAAACTTTCCGGGATAAAAAATATTGATGTCCCCATCAGGCTTTCGTTTATGCCGTATGTTTCTTTCTACCTGAATAATTTTCCGCACAACACTCCCGGTGTAAAGAATACCACAACATCTTACAATGCCGGCATGGATCTAAAATATGGACTTAACGAAAGCTTCACTCTCGACATGACGCTAATTCCCGATTTCGGACAGGTTCAATCGGACGAAGTTGTTCTTAACCTTACTCCTTTTGAAATAAAATACGATGAAAACCGCCAGTTCTTTAATGAAGGCACTGAGCTTTTTACCCGTGCCGACCTATTTTACAGCCGGCGAATTGGAAGCACTCCAATTAATTATTACAACATTTTCAACAATCTTGACAGCACACAAAAGATAATTGAAAATCCCAATTCCACGCAAATGATCAATGCAACAAAAATTTCGGGACGCACGAAAAACGGCACCGGGCTTGGATTTTTCAATGCTATCACTTCAAATACCTATGCTAAGATTTCAAATGCCGATAACAGCGAAAATAAAATCCTTACACAGCCATTGACCAATTACAATATCGTGGTATATGATAAACCATTCCTGAAAAATTCTTATGCAAGCTTTATCAATACCAATGTATACTACGACAGCTATGGCAATATGGCTAACGTAAGCGGAACCGAATTTAAACTTGCCGACAAAAGAAATCGTTGGGCTTTCATGGGGCTTGGTGCTGTCTCAATGAAATTCGATAGTTCAAATACCACTGCTGAACCGGGTCATAAGTATGCTATAGGCTTTGGTAAAATTAGTGGTAATTTTAAATTTGGTATTTCCAATTCACAACTTAGCGATACCTATGATCCTAACGACCTTGGTTATATTGAATACAACAATGATATGATTAATGATGTTGATATTTCTTATCATATTTATAATCCTTTCTGGAAGCTTTTGAATATTCACAACATGCTTACCATTATACAGAAATATCGTTATGCTCCGAGAACTCAAACTGATTTCAGCATAAACTATGATATGGTCGGAACATTCAAAGATCATACAACTGTAATGTGTAACGCGTATTATCAGCCTTTTGAAATGTACGATTATTATGAACCACGCGCTGAAGGACGTTACCTTAAACGAACCTCAAACTGGTATATTGCCCCCATGTTTTCTACAGATTACCGTAAACGTCTGGCATGCGACGGACAAGTTGGATACCTGAATGCCAAAGGTGGTTTCAAAGATTCATTCTGGTGGATGCTATCACCACGTTTCCGTGTTAGCGACCGTTTCCTGATAATTCATGAATTCACACATGATAACGAATGGCATGATATAGGTTTTGTAGAAGCAGACAGCATTATTCACATGGGACAACGCGATAATCGCAGAATTGAGAATACACTTAATTTAAATTATTCTTTCTCAAAAGACATTCTTCTTTCTCTTAAAATAAGGCACTACTGGATAACTGTAAAATACAACCAATTATTTGCTTTACAGGACGATGGTAGCATACTTCCCGAAAAGGTGCTTACGACTAATGATTACGAAAAATATAATGAAAATTTTAATGCATTTAATGTTGATATGGTATTCAACTGGCAGTTCGCTCCCGGCAGCAGCCTTAGCATGGTATGGAAAAATGCAATAATCAACAGCGATGACGAAACTAAAATAAATTTCATTGACAATTTTTCAAATACTATTACATCTGACCAGCTGAACAGTTTTTCAATAAAACTCCTGTATTACCTGGATTATATGTATCTTCAGAAAAAGAAATAA
- the sucC gene encoding ADP-forming succinate--CoA ligase subunit beta has translation MNLHEYQGKSLLKKYGVAIPDGIVADSPDAAVDAAQMVQSKTGTEVWAVKAQIHAGGRGKGGGVKIAKTLNEVKSHASNILGMLLVTPQTGPQGKKVYRVLVEQNIYYKGETEPREFYIGILLNRKIGRNMIVYSPQGGMSIEEVAEKTPELIFREEIDPQLGLAPFQCRKIAFNLGLKDQAYKEMTAFVDSLYKAYMGIDASLLEINPVIKTSDNKIFAADAKVVIDNNALFRHPEISAMRDFNEEDPMEVEAGGYGLNYVKLDGNVGCMVNGAGLAMATMDIIKLSGGEPANFLDVGGSANAKRVEEAFRIILKDPNVKAILVNIFGGIVRCDRVANGVVDAYKNIGEIKVPIIVRLQGTNAEEAKKIIDASGLKVFSAIQLQDAAELVTKALHKN, from the coding sequence ATGAATTTACATGAATACCAGGGCAAATCGCTTCTTAAAAAATATGGTGTTGCTATTCCCGATGGAATAGTTGCCGATTCTCCTGATGCAGCTGTTGATGCAGCACAGATGGTGCAAAGTAAAACAGGTACAGAAGTATGGGCGGTAAAAGCCCAGATTCATGCAGGTGGCCGTGGAAAAGGCGGTGGTGTGAAAATTGCAAAAACGCTGAACGAAGTAAAATCTCATGCTTCCAATATTTTGGGAATGCTGCTGGTTACGCCACAGACAGGACCGCAGGGGAAAAAAGTTTATCGCGTATTGGTTGAACAGAATATATACTATAAAGGAGAAACCGAACCCCGTGAATTTTATATCGGAATATTGCTGAACAGGAAAATAGGAAGGAATATGATCGTGTATTCTCCGCAGGGAGGTATGAGCATTGAAGAGGTAGCTGAAAAAACTCCTGAACTTATTTTCCGTGAAGAAATCGATCCTCAATTAGGTCTTGCTCCATTCCAGTGCAGAAAGATAGCTTTTAATCTCGGATTGAAAGACCAGGCATATAAAGAGATGACCGCTTTTGTTGATTCTTTATATAAAGCATACATGGGTATCGATGCGTCATTGCTTGAGATCAATCCTGTTATTAAAACCAGCGATAATAAAATTTTTGCAGCCGATGCAAAAGTTGTTATTGATAATAATGCATTATTCCGTCATCCGGAAATTTCTGCCATGCGTGATTTTAATGAAGAAGACCCTATGGAAGTGGAAGCCGGTGGTTATGGACTGAATTATGTAAAACTTGATGGTAATGTAGGTTGTATGGTGAATGGCGCCGGACTTGCTATGGCTACCATGGATATAATAAAATTGTCAGGTGGTGAACCAGCCAATTTCCTTGATGTTGGTGGTTCTGCAAATGCAAAAAGAGTAGAAGAAGCTTTCCGCATTATTTTGAAAGACCCGAATGTTAAAGCAATTCTTGTAAATATATTTGGCGGAATCGTGCGCTGCGACCGCGTTGCTAATGGCGTAGTTGATGCATATAAAAATATTGGTGAGATAAAAGTGCCGATAATAGTGCGTTTGCAGGGAACCAATGCCGAAGAAGCTAAAAAAATTATTGATGCTTCGGGATTAAAAGTATTTTCTGCAATTCAGTTGCAGGATGCCGCTGAGCTTGTTACTAAAGCTTTACACAAAAATTAA
- a CDS encoding nucleoside-diphosphate sugar epimerase/dehydratase, with translation MNFFLRNNTPRWLILLIDTIICALAVIIAYLVRFNFKMLAREAGEIPKVFAIMVSIRFVSFLISRTYAGIIRYTNTRDSVRIFLVLSAGSTIFMLINLTTLFFITGTFILPSSVIIIEYMFTMFMMIAFRILTKIAYMELQNPTKAKTNVIIFGAGESGVITKRTLDRDAGTKYKVTAFIDDDINKTGKTLEGSPIYSFDKLESLLESKTIAQVIISIQHINSSRKKEISELCLQHGTKVLVVPPVERWINGELSFKQIKKINIEDLLGREVIQLDEKEISKQLHEKVILVTGAAGSIGSEMVRQILQFSPKKIILLDQAETPLFHLELELLEKFRNAPFEIVMGDICNKERMKRLFEYFRPQHVYHAAAYKHVPMMENNPSEAVFTNVEGTRIIADLSLEYQVEKFVMISTDKAVRPTSVMGASKRIAEIYTQSLNKLNKTKFITTRFGNVLGSSGSVIPLFKEQIEKGGPVTITDENITRYFMTIPEACRLVLEAGALGKGGEIFIFDMGKSVRIVDLAKKMIQLSGLTLGKDIQITYTGLRPGEKLYEELLNDKENTLPTHHPQIMIAKVQETNIENIKKNIDELSLLFNTQNNIDIVRKMKQIVPEFISNNSVFSELDN, from the coding sequence ATGAACTTCTTTTTAAGAAACAATACACCGCGTTGGCTCATACTGCTTATTGATACGATAATCTGCGCTCTTGCAGTAATCATAGCATACCTGGTACGTTTTAATTTTAAAATGCTTGCCCGTGAAGCAGGCGAAATTCCTAAGGTATTCGCTATAATGGTGTCCATACGATTTGTCAGTTTTCTTATTTCCAGAACTTATGCCGGCATTATCAGGTATACCAACACACGCGATTCTGTAAGGATTTTCCTTGTATTAAGTGCCGGCAGTACAATTTTTATGCTTATCAACTTAACCACACTTTTTTTTATAACCGGAACATTTATACTTCCTTCTTCAGTTATTATTATTGAATACATGTTCACCATGTTTATGATGATCGCCTTCCGTATACTTACAAAAATCGCTTACATGGAATTACAAAATCCTACGAAAGCAAAAACCAACGTGATCATTTTCGGCGCCGGTGAATCGGGAGTTATTACAAAACGTACACTCGACAGGGATGCCGGAACTAAATATAAAGTTACTGCCTTTATTGATGATGATATAAATAAAACAGGAAAAACGCTGGAAGGCTCGCCAATATATAGTTTCGACAAATTGGAATCGTTACTTGAATCAAAAACTATTGCCCAGGTCATTATTTCTATTCAGCATATTAACTCTTCACGAAAAAAAGAGATCAGTGAACTTTGCCTTCAGCATGGCACAAAAGTCCTGGTAGTTCCTCCTGTTGAACGCTGGATTAACGGCGAACTTAGCTTTAAGCAAATAAAAAAAATAAACATAGAGGATTTGCTGGGACGAGAAGTTATTCAACTGGATGAAAAGGAAATTTCAAAACAACTGCATGAAAAGGTCATTCTTGTTACAGGCGCTGCAGGCTCAATTGGAAGCGAAATGGTAAGACAGATACTGCAATTTTCACCAAAAAAAATCATCCTGCTCGACCAAGCCGAAACACCCTTATTTCATTTGGAACTCGAGCTTCTGGAAAAATTCAGGAATGCTCCTTTTGAAATAGTGATGGGTGATATATGCAATAAAGAAAGGATGAAACGCCTGTTCGAATATTTTCGTCCGCAACATGTGTATCATGCCGCTGCATACAAACATGTGCCTATGATGGAAAACAATCCATCAGAAGCTGTATTTACTAATGTTGAAGGCACACGTATCATTGCTGATCTTTCTTTAGAATATCAGGTTGAAAAGTTTGTGATGATTTCTACCGATAAAGCTGTACGCCCAACAAGTGTTATGGGTGCATCGAAACGTATTGCCGAGATTTATACACAATCGCTGAACAAGCTGAACAAAACCAAATTCATTACTACACGCTTTGGAAACGTTCTGGGTTCGAGCGGTTCGGTAATTCCTTTATTCAAAGAACAAATTGAAAAAGGCGGACCTGTTACCATTACCGATGAAAACATCACCCGTTACTTTATGACCATCCCTGAAGCCTGCCGACTGGTACTGGAAGCAGGCGCTTTAGGAAAAGGCGGCGAAATATTTATTTTCGATATGGGAAAATCCGTAAGGATTGTTGACCTTGCAAAAAAAATGATTCAACTGTCAGGATTAACTCTTGGAAAAGATATTCAGATAACATACACCGGACTTCGACCCGGCGAAAAACTTTATGAAGAATTATTAAACGACAAAGAAAATACACTACCCACGCATCACCCGCAAATAATGATTGCAAAAGTTCAGGAAACAAATATCGAAAACATTAAAAAAAATATAGATGAGCTTTCTCTTCTTTTTAATACACAAAATAATATTGATATTGTCAGAAAAATGAAACAGATTGTTCCTGAATTTATCAGCAACAATTCTGTTTTTAGTGAATTGGATAATTAA